Part of the Periophthalmus magnuspinnatus isolate fPerMag1 chromosome 18, fPerMag1.2.pri, whole genome shotgun sequence genome is shown below.
CTGAACGAGTGCGGCCTGAAGCCCCGCCCCTGTAAACACCGCTGCATGAACACGCCGGGCAGCTACAAGTGCTACTGCGCCGACGGGTACCGGCTTCAGCCCGACGGGTCCTGCAGGAGTGAGTACGACCGACGCCGCGCCCACGAGCACGACACTCACACACGTAGACACACAGAGACGTGTACTTTTGTTTGACTGCAGACGCACACACCTGTTTCCACGCCAACTGCCAGTACGGCTGTGAGGTCATGAAGGGGCGTGTCCGCTGCACCTGTCCGTCACCGGGGTTACGGCTCAGCCCGGACCGGCGCACCTGTGCAGGTAAGACGAGTTTCAACAAAGTGCGTCCTTTTATCTATTTTCCAGGCTAaacagggactctcagacttccctcaccccagacacctcctccagctcatcCACTGGGACCTCACGGTGTTCCCAGGTCCAAAATACATCCCACGGGTCAAAACATGAAAGTATCTGACCGTTTGTGGTTTAGAAGCAGATATGTGAGTgacggtggctcagtcggtagagtccactgatctgaaggttggtggttcgaatcccgctctcgacgtaaaacGTGGTGGTTTGACGGAGCAGATCCACTCACCTACAGGCGGGAGGTGCGATTGTGATGATCATTTATGAGTTTTACATTTATCAAACTGGAGCGGCTTTCACTGAAATCAATCGGGAAAATCAATCAGGAGCAAAATGCGCagaattcatgagaaaaatgacaaaaatgttttcatattgtgcctgttgatcaaaatatgtgtcattttgaatcaatatctctacatttacacttaaatgaacaacacttgtgtgaaatacttttactttttactcaccttttactttttgaaacacatttttactcatttttactctttaagtacatttttaaatacattttaagtacatttttacacttaaatacttttactttttactcacattttactttttaaatacattttaagtacatttttacacatttttaaacttaaatacttttactcaagtcaagtttttcatgtgatacttttatttttgcttgagtatctttttacctctgtatctgtacttttacttaagtatcaacagtaaaagtacttcatccaccgttGCTCCATTGATAATATCACAATGACTGATTAGAAAAAATGATCGttcgtgcgtgtgtgtgtgggtgtgtgtgcgtgggtgtgtgtgtgtgtgtgtgacaaatTGGCAGCCActtttctgtcagtctgccccaggacacagCTCAGGCAGGTAAAGGTCCGACTCttctgaggtttaagtcgtgttctaaaaGTGTCAGTgcgtcaaaaacacacactggagttgtgtttgtttcattctcacacgtttgagtcactttattatgagtctgttaCATcgacaaagatcaaaacgcgacgttccaccttgtgatgtcatcaagtgggagtttaaCAGCGacgttttacatttagttcagatgaaatgatccaaatgagtctagagaagaaagagagaggaaagaaagagtgatgagagaaagaaagagagggcaggaaagaaagaggagaaaaaagggagagagagaaagggagaaagagagagcgaaagagaaagaaagagagcaaCAAAGaatgtgagaaagagagaaagggagaaatagagagaaagaaaggcagaaagagagagggcaggaaagaaagaggagagagagagagacagagagcaggagaaaaagagggagagagagagaaaaggagaaagagagggagagagaaagagagagagaaagggagaaagaaagaaagaaagaaaaagaaaggagagagggagaaaaggagaaaaagagagagatggagatagagagagagaaagaaagaaagaaagaaagatgagagagggagaaaacgagggagagagagaaagagagagatggaaggagacagagagggagaaataggAAAGGAGAGATAatgagaaaaagggagagagagatagaggaagagaaaggagggggtaataaaaaagaaagagaaggaagaaagtaGCTaataaaagagaggagaaaaagataGAAAGACGGGGAGGACGGAAAGAAaatccagaagctgaaatgatccaaatgattctataaatgaaggtgtgtggagtttaaaaacacagtggagcaattcctgtatcgccacatgatgacatcacaaggtggaacagagtgttttcagtttgagagaagaactcagcctaaatctgcagagtttatttgtgttaaacatgtgagaatgaaacaaaaaaacacaactccaggtctgtgttttaCAGTTTCCATTgacaatatgacacaaaacgaAACACGTCTTGTACCTGGTTATACTGTTTTTTTCATCCCTCTTTTTCATCCCTCTTTCTCATCCCTCTTTCAGACATAAACGAGTGCGTGTCGATGCCCGGGGTCTGTCCTCATCGTCGTAAATGTGTCAACACTTTTGGGAGTTTcgtttgtaaatgtcactttggATTCAGACTGAGCTTCATCGACGGACGCTACAGCTGCATCGGTCAGACACGAAGGACGAGTGTCACTTTTGTGcgtttgtttgttgtgttgttgttgttgttgtgttaatGACGTTTTCCGTGCTCCTCGTCAGATAAAGACACGAGGTCGTTCTGTTCTCTGAATCCCGACGCTCCCAAGTGCAAATGTAAAGACGAGAGCTGCAGAGGTACAAACAGtataatattttatcattttctcgtcacacacagacctggagttgtgttttgtttcattcacacttctctcaaactgaaaacactctgttccaccttgtgatgtcatcatgtgatacaggaagtgctccactgtgtttttaaactccacacaccttcatttatagaatcatttggatcagttcagCCCCTGGATTTTCTTTCCGTCCTCCTcgtctttctgtctttttctcctttCTTGTATTAGCtactttcttccttctttttcttttttattaccctcccctttctcttctatctctctctccctttctctcattatCTCTCGTTTCCTCTTTCTCCGTCTCTGTCTCCTTCCATCCCTCtatctctgctctccctctttcttcctatctccctttctctctttctccctcttttccctccctctctctcctttctttctctttctttctctctccatctttttctccctctccctttctctctttctctttctttctatttctccatgtccctctctttctctctttctccctctttctcctctttctctctccttctctctatttctccctgtccctctcttactccctctttctctgttcctttctctccctctttttctctctctcccgctctctctttctccctttctttctcttttgctctatttctccctctatttctctttctccccctctctctttctccctctttctcctctttctctctccttttctctatttctctgtctctttttctccctctttcttctctttctttctctccctctctctttctccctttctctctctttttctctctctttctttctctccctctctctctttctccctttctctctctctctctctatttctccctctctctttttctctttctttctttctctgtttcgctccctctctctttttccctttctctccctctttttcaccctctccctctctctctctttctctctatttctccctctctctttgtccctttctctccctatttttcaccctctccctccctctctctctttctctcattcctctttctttcctctctcctctgctttaAATTAAAGACACATAACAtcattgttttacctggaatgttccgcagtgtgacattaaacatatctgtttttattgctctttaCTTTGTTTCTGTCCTGTACTTTGACCTGGTTGTGTCAgttgctcgtttccatggagaaatactacgtttaatgccagactacggaacattccaggtgaagccATCACATCTCAATGTAGAGGCagtgaaaagttccacagtgcacctttatgttaAGTGTATTTTTTGGTTTATGATGAATATTCATGGTCAAACAGACATAAAAGTTCCGTAGTGGGGCTTTAAAAAATTAGGTTTTATGGTTTAACGTGTTTGTAATTAATCCACAGATTTACCCAAAGTCAAAGTGGAGCCTCAAACACCAagaactacaactactactactactactactactactactactactactactactacgatccCTACTACTATacctactactacacctactactacttctactacaacctctgctactacaactacacctcTCATTACCACGAGGACAATCCCTACTACTATacccactactacaactactactactgctactactactgctactactactgctactactactacccttGCTACTACACcagttgctactactactactgctacttctactactaaaaCAACGCCTGTTACTACTAGCACTACAACTACacctccaactacaactactctcACTCCCATGCCTACTACTACTgtccctactactactactactattgcgcctactaccactactacttctactactactactactcttgcTACTACGACTCCCCCCACTACTACCTCGACTttaaaaagtactactactacttttacaacTCCGGTTCCTTCCTCATCTCCTGTTCCCTGGGAAACCACAGAACAGGAAACtgccacaataaaacaaacgACAGAATCGACGACTCTTATTTTGAAAAGCACGACATCCTCATCGCCCACGACGACGGTAAACAACCACATCAACAAAGAAGTGACGCATCGACAGAGAGGAGACGTGCACAGTATGAacacctcctctgtctctgtctctgtctcctctgtctctgctcctctgtctcctctgtctctgctcctctgtctctgctcctctgtctctgctcctctgtctcctctgtctctgctcctctaggtctgctcctctgtctcctttgtctctgctcctctgtctgtcctcctctttcgtctctgctcctctgtctctgctcctctgtctctgtctcctctgtctctgtctcctctgtctctgctcctctgtctctgctcctctgtctcctctgtctctgctcctctgtctcctctgactctgctcctctgtctctgtctcctctgtctctgtctcctctgtctctcctcctctgtctcgtctctgtcttctctgttgtctctgctcttgtccattttatcatttcatttgtgtgtttttgttttgttccagttCCTCGTCTTCCGGGTCATAATCAGGTTTGGGAGTTTGACATTGAGTTGGGAAACACAGCGGACGAAGCCAAAGACGACGCAGGTGAGACAAATGTGTCCTTTTAATGAAACTCACAAAAACACGAACAGAGTTTGTATCAAGTATAAAGTCGACATTTGAAACACAAACGTTCACAgacacttcttcttcttgttcttcttgttcttgttcttcttgttcttcttcttcttcctcttcttcttcagaCGTCGTGGATCTAGAATGTTCGTTTGATCGAGGTTTGTGCAGCTGGATTTCAGAACGAGAAGGAGACGTGAACTGGGAGATCAGCCAAGGACCTGCAGGtatgtactgtaaaaaaaaaaaaaaaaaaaaaaaaaaaaaaaaaatatatatatatatatatatatatatatatatatatatatatatactaccaCCACTGTGACATACTACTATACTTCCACACAGAAGCTCTCTCACATACGCTTTCACTTTTCTCTttacctcccctctctctcttccctcttttgcTCCCTATCTCtatgttctctctttctctccctccaccccctcctctctctctctttccctctccccccttctctctatcctcttTCGCTTGCCTTCTCTCTAttccgtctttctctctccacacccctcctctcttcctcctcctctcctccctctccccctcctcctctcccccctctctccccctcctcctctcctccctcctctcctccctctcctcctcctctccaggtgAGCGTTACCTGTCTGTTCCTCCTCTTAAACCTGGACACAGATCTCTCCGAGGGGCTCGTCTCTCTTTCGCCGTAGCTCCGCCCTTCAGTCTGGGCCCCGCCTGCTTCTCCTTCTCCCATTGGCTGACAGGGCATCAAGTGGGCGTGGTCCAGGTTTTCCTCAGAAGTGGGCGGGACCAGAGGTAAAGACATTTTCATCACTTGTGTCAAACCTCAACTGTTTGTGTTTCTCTCCCAGTTtggaataaatgtttttcaggATTTTTATCATCCAAAAGAGTCTGATGACGTCATAGAGTCAAGATCACGACTCAAACTGTCGTTCTCTTGTTGTTCTCTTGTCATTCTCTTGTTGTTCTCGTGTTGTTCTCTTGTCGTTCTCTTGTCATTATCATGTCGTTCTCTTGTCGTTCTTGTGTCGTTCTTGTGTTGTTCTCTTGTTCTTGTGTCGTTCTCTTGTTCTCGTGTCGTTCTCTTGTTGTTCTCTTGTTGTTCTCTTGTCGTTCTCTTGTTGTTCTCGTGTCGTTCTCGTGTCGTTCTCTTGTCATTCTCTTGTCGTTCTCTTGTCGTTCTCTTCTCGTTCTCGTGTTGTTCTCTTGTCGTTCTCTTGTCGTTCTCTTGTCGTTCTCTTGTCGTTCTATTGTTCTCTTGTCATTCTCTTGTCGTTCTCATGTCGTTCTCTTGTCGTTCTCTTGTCGTTCTCTTGTCGTTCTCTTGTCGTTCTATTGTTCTCTTGTCATTCTCTTGTCGTTCTCATGTCGTTCTCTTGTTGTTCTCTTGTTGTTCTCCTGTCATTCTCTTGTCGTTCTCTTGTCGTTCTCGTGTCGTTCTCTTGTCGTTCTCTTGTTGTTCTCTTGTTGTTCTCCTGTCGTTCTCTTGTCATTCTCTTGTTGTTCTCGTGTCGTTCTCTTGTCATTCTATTGTTCTCTTGTCATTCTCTTGTCGTTCTCTTGTCGTTTTCTTGTTGTTCTCGTGTCGTTCTCTTGTTGTTCTCGTGTTGCATATTCTCCTGATTCCTCTTCTGTTCTGTCAGATACGGTTCTGCGGTTTGGAGCAGGACCAGAGGACACGGCTGGAGACAAACTCAAGTCACTTTGGACAAGAACTCTGTGGACCGGGTCAGTGCCTCACTCCTTCTGTCAGGGCTGGACACGACTAAAGAGGGCGTGGCCAAAATGCTCCAAAAtattatgtatctctatgtatctgcaCAAGACGACACctgtaaaaagtactatttatgcagaaaaaagtactaggaaacagtgtatttatataaaaacagatgAAACATGTGAATCGTGAGTTTAATCTgaatttttacagataaataccaaaaaacaaTACTAATTTTGGTCAATTAAGATCACAGACGGCAGCTAGCagtttaaatggacatagctaacttgctagccactgttttccaaacaggaagtgatcatgaacgcacttcctgctccatcgactccaattcactttctattgataaactgtgtaCCTGctgtctctctgtacctgctgctgtcagacttattTTGGTCATAAATGTATTaactctctacatgatcctaggttcatttaaaaaaaaaaatatatatatatatatatatatatatatatatatatatatatatatatatatatatatatatatatattgttattttgaggttgttgtttgtttgtttttgtttgtttttttagttgagtggtttattttgagttgttagtttttatttttatttttttagttattttgagtttataaacttgttgaattattttgagtttttttaaagttatttggagtttttgttgttggttttgttagttattttgagttgatttatttttgtcgtaacgggtgagtatagcggaccaaaggatgcagactcggggaatatttacaggatttattgtaaggataggacaagtacaaacagtgggttatccggaggtgagcaggaacacaggaaacacaaggaccggggacatgaagggaccacaggacgacaggcagaccagacgggcgtaggacagagcgggcaggagacatccagggctgGAACACACAGGAATGCAGGGACAACAGGAACGCAGGCAGGAAAGAAGTGACACGACAATGatctcgcgctgagtctcttctcccagctccttttatccacagcaggtgtgttgattgcactgatgggctgcaggtgcgtgcaggaggagccaggagcccagcccagatctggcaggtgagggagggaaggagcaggacaggagtaaaaccaggagcggacagtgcggatcatgacaatttTATGATTTGTCATATTGACTTATTtagtttttggttattttgagttttttatttattaagttattttgaggctTTTCTGAGTTGAGTTGAGTtctttattttgaggttgtttttttttagttattttgagttgttgctgttgtttttttagttcttttgagtttatttttatttttaatttttttttgttttgtttttatgagacAGTAACCTGAGAGCCGTGAtatctgtctgtttttactCATAATTCAGATGAAATCATATAAATATTGATTTCTCTGCAGATTTTGCTGAAGGCTGAGCGGAGGTCAGGGTTCAGGGGTCAAATCGCCGTCGACGACCTCAAACTCAGACGCGGCCcctgcagatgacatcacaccagcgcagagctctgattggactgtttattttattgatccCGCCTCTTTCCTTCCCCCAGACAAAACATCCATAAGacgtatttaaaaaaaaaaaaaaaaacatgttgcaGAAAAACtccctgtaaataaaaataataataatgtgatgtAACATGAACTTCAgcttttataataaaaatatgtaaaaaaaaaaacaaaaaacacatcattTCATAACATTCAGTCAGTTTAAAAGAAAGAGCTATGAACAGatatagtcccggtttagtcccggtttagtcccggttcaatcccggttcagttccggttcagtcccggttcaggcccggttcagtcccggttcagtcccggttcagatctggtttagacctggtttagtccagtcctggttcagtcctggttcagtcctggttcagtcctggttcagtcctggttcagtcctggtttagacctggtttagtcctggtttagtcctggttcagtcctggttcagtcctggttcagtcccggttcagtcccggtttagatctggtttagtcctggtttagtcctggtttagacctggtttagtcctggttcagtcccggttcagttccggttcagttccggttcagtcccggttcagtcccggtttagatctggtttagtcctggtttagtcctggtttagacctggtttagtcctggttcagtcctggttcagtcctggttcagtcctggttcagtcctggtccagtccttgtttagtcctggtttagtcctggtttagtcctggtttagtcctggttcagtcctggttcagtccttgtttagtcctggtttagtcctggttcagtcccggtttagatctggtttagtcctggtttagtcctggtttagacctggtttagtcctggtttagtcctggttcactcctggttcagtcctggttcagtcctggttcagtcctggttcagtcctggtccagtccttgtttagtcctggtttagtcctggtttagtcctggttcagtcctggttcagtcctggttcagtcctggtttagtcctggtccagtccttgtttagtcctggtccagtccttgtttagtcctggtttagtcctggtttagtcctggttcagtcctggttcaggcctggttcagtcctggttcagtcccggttcagtcccggttcagtcccggttcagtcccggtttagatctggtttagacctggtttagtcctggttcagtcctggttcagtcctggtttagtcctggtttagtcctggttcagtcctggtttagtcctggtttagtcccagttcagtcctggtttagtcctggtttagtcctggttcagtcccggtttagatctggtttagtcctggtttagtcctggtttagacctggtttagtcctggttcagtcctggttcagtcctggttcagtcctggtccagtccttgtttagtcctggtttagtcctggtttagtcctggtttagtcctggttcagtcctggttcagtccttgtttagtcctggttta
Proteins encoded:
- the LOC117386644 gene encoding nephronectin-like isoform X2, producing the protein MVLSFSPERLRGCGRIWSMFPRLWLALVPVWSALSFGQRLDSWNDLRGALSDGLCRYGNSVECCWGWSLKHGRCRHLNECGLKPRPCKHRCMNTPGSYKCYCADGYRLQPDGSCRNAHTCFHANCQYGCEVMKGRVRCTCPSPGLRLSPDRRTCADINECVSMPGVCPHRRKCVNTFGSFVCKCHFGFRLSFIDGRYSCIDKDTRSFCSLNPDAPKCKCKDESCRDLPKVKVEPQTPRTTTTTTTTTTTTTTTTTTIPTTIPTTTPTTTSTTTSATTTTPLITTRTIPTTIPTTTTTTTATTTATTTATTTTLATTPVATTTTATSTTKTTPVTTSTTTTPPTTTTLTPMPTTTVPTTTTTIAPTTTTTSTTTTTLATTTPPTTTSTLKSTTTTFTTPVPSSSPVPWETTEQETATIKQTTESTTLILKSTTSSSPTTTVNNHINKEVTHRQRGDVHIPRLPGHNQVWEFDIELGNTADEAKDDADVVDLECSFDRGLCSWISEREGDVNWEISQGPAGERYLSVPPLKPGHRSLRGARLSFAVAPPFSLGPACFSFSHWLTGHQVGVVQVFLRSGRDQRYGSAVWSRTRGHGWRQTQVTLDKNSVDRILLKAERRSGFRGQIAVDDLKLRRGPCR
- the LOC117386644 gene encoding nephronectin-like isoform X1 codes for the protein MVLSFSPERLRGCGRIWSMFPRLWLALVPVWSALSFGQRLDSWNDLRGALSDGLCRYGNSVECCWGWSLKHGRCRPHCPHGCKHGDCVAPGQCRCEPGFTGKTCNHDLNECGLKPRPCKHRCMNTPGSYKCYCADGYRLQPDGSCRNAHTCFHANCQYGCEVMKGRVRCTCPSPGLRLSPDRRTCADINECVSMPGVCPHRRKCVNTFGSFVCKCHFGFRLSFIDGRYSCIDKDTRSFCSLNPDAPKCKCKDESCRDLPKVKVEPQTPRTTTTTTTTTTTTTTTTTTIPTTIPTTTPTTTSTTTSATTTTPLITTRTIPTTIPTTTTTTTATTTATTTATTTTLATTPVATTTTATSTTKTTPVTTSTTTTPPTTTTLTPMPTTTVPTTTTTIAPTTTTTSTTTTTLATTTPPTTTSTLKSTTTTFTTPVPSSSPVPWETTEQETATIKQTTESTTLILKSTTSSSPTTTVNNHINKEVTHRQRGDVHIPRLPGHNQVWEFDIELGNTADEAKDDADVVDLECSFDRGLCSWISEREGDVNWEISQGPAGERYLSVPPLKPGHRSLRGARLSFAVAPPFSLGPACFSFSHWLTGHQVGVVQVFLRSGRDQRYGSAVWSRTRGHGWRQTQVTLDKNSVDRILLKAERRSGFRGQIAVDDLKLRRGPCR